The Actinocatenispora sera genome has a window encoding:
- a CDS encoding CGNR zinc finger domain-containing protein encodes MTSEMRFNSHIERLLTTTVRLVNALTPGLDGGRPVTPPTGPALREVVAETVLGVGRDFSPSAADAQALRGSAAEAREVFAALEDGAADRAAALVNAMLQHSDARPQLDANGRGGHTLHFHGPDDTFARGWAAGIAAGLAMAIGGDAGSRLGLCSAPNCDRAYVDLSRNSHRRFCSTRCQNRVKTAAYRARATVG; translated from the coding sequence GTGACCAGCGAGATGCGTTTCAACAGTCACATCGAGCGGCTGCTGACCACCACCGTCCGGCTGGTGAACGCGTTGACGCCGGGCCTCGACGGCGGCCGGCCGGTGACGCCGCCGACCGGGCCGGCGCTGCGCGAGGTGGTCGCCGAGACGGTGCTCGGCGTCGGCCGCGATTTCTCGCCCAGCGCCGCCGACGCCCAGGCGCTGCGCGGGAGCGCCGCCGAGGCGCGCGAGGTCTTCGCCGCACTGGAGGACGGCGCCGCCGACCGGGCCGCCGCGTTGGTCAACGCGATGCTGCAACACAGCGACGCCCGGCCGCAGCTGGACGCCAACGGCCGCGGCGGGCACACCCTGCACTTCCACGGGCCGGACGACACGTTCGCCCGCGGCTGGGCGGCCGGCATCGCGGCCGGGCTGGCGATGGCGATCGGCGGCGACGCCGGTAGCCGGCTCGGGCTGTGCTCGGCGCCGAACTGCGACCGGGCGTACGTCGATCTGTCCCGCAACTCGCATCGCCGGTTCTGCTCGACCCGCTGCCAGAACCGGGTCAAGACCGCCGCATACCGCGCCCGCGCCACCGTCGGGTAG
- a CDS encoding flavin reductase family protein, with protein sequence MPSDIEPDEYPAPTGPEPDEYRRVLGHFPTGVTIVTALGPDGPVGLAVNSFTSVSLRPPLVGFFPAHTSGSWPVIRQAGGFCVNILGHHQESLARTFASPGTDRFRDVGMRPAPSTGAPVLLGAVAWLDCTIESITPAGDHDFALARVRAIAADSSRPPLVFHRGRYGTCD encoded by the coding sequence GTGCCGTCAGACATCGAACCGGACGAATACCCCGCGCCCACCGGGCCGGAACCCGACGAGTACCGCCGGGTGCTCGGTCACTTCCCGACCGGGGTGACGATCGTGACGGCACTCGGCCCGGACGGTCCGGTGGGGCTCGCGGTGAACTCGTTCACGTCGGTGTCGCTGCGCCCGCCGCTGGTCGGGTTCTTCCCGGCGCACACGTCCGGGTCCTGGCCGGTGATCCGGCAGGCCGGCGGGTTCTGCGTCAACATCCTCGGCCACCACCAGGAGTCGCTGGCCCGCACGTTCGCCTCACCCGGTACCGACCGGTTCCGGGACGTCGGGATGCGGCCCGCGCCGAGCACCGGCGCACCGGTACTGCTGGGCGCGGTGGCGTGGCTGGACTGCACCATCGAGTCGATCACGCCGGCCGGCGACCACGACTTCGCGCTGGCCCGGGTACGCGCCATCGCCGCGGACTCCAGCCGCCCGCCGCTGGTGTTCCACCGCGGCCGCTACGGCACCTGCGACTGA
- a CDS encoding GNAT family N-acetyltransferase, with protein sequence MSDRITLTALTETGSHPRLVWLAADPDGCPVGSAYLRLFDSDGRRHLGELSVAVHPAQRRQGTGTALLAALVAAARADGRRSLLAEAHADTPGDAFLAARGFRRVLQLIYTRLSLADVDRAALTAEVATRHPGYRLVSWRGTVPDELAASFAASRRAMDDMPLDDTDYGTVHWDVEAVRDAARAIADRGEHLDTVAVATEDTGEIVGFTELVVGADGTGDGQHYGTGVLPEHRGHGLARWMKAAAIDRAAHRYPRLSGLLADTASSNGPMRRINADLGYRHSRVSHEYQLDL encoded by the coding sequence GTGTCGGATCGCATCACCCTGACCGCCCTGACCGAGACCGGATCGCACCCGCGGCTGGTCTGGCTCGCCGCCGACCCGGACGGCTGTCCGGTCGGCTCCGCCTACCTGCGGCTGTTCGACTCGGACGGGCGGCGCCACCTCGGCGAGCTGTCGGTCGCCGTGCACCCCGCCCAACGCCGGCAGGGCACCGGTACCGCACTGCTCGCGGCGCTGGTGGCGGCGGCCCGCGCGGACGGCCGGCGCAGCCTGCTCGCCGAGGCGCACGCGGACACACCCGGCGACGCCTTCCTCGCCGCCCGCGGCTTCCGCCGGGTACTGCAGCTGATCTACACCCGGCTGTCGCTGGCCGACGTGGATCGGGCCGCGCTGACCGCCGAGGTCGCCACCCGGCACCCCGGGTACCGGCTGGTCAGCTGGCGCGGCACGGTGCCCGACGAGCTCGCGGCGAGCTTCGCCGCGTCTCGCCGGGCGATGGACGACATGCCGTTGGACGACACCGACTACGGCACCGTGCACTGGGATGTCGAGGCGGTACGCGACGCCGCCCGCGCGATCGCCGACCGGGGCGAGCACCTGGACACCGTCGCCGTGGCCACCGAGGACACCGGCGAGATCGTCGGGTTCACCGAGCTGGTCGTCGGCGCCGACGGCACCGGCGACGGCCAGCACTACGGCACCGGCGTACTGCCGGAGCACCGCGGCCACGGGCTCGCCCGGTGGATGAAGGCGGCGGCGATCGACCGCGCCGCGCACCGGTACCCGCGGCTGTCCGGGCTGCTGGCGGACACCGCGTCGAGCAACGGGCCGATGCGCCGGATCAACGCCGACCTCGGCTACCGCCACAGCCGGGTCAGCCACGAGTACCAGCTCGATCTCTGA
- a CDS encoding zinc-binding dehydrogenase encodes MVVDVRRDEEATMLVVQATRFGGPDVLVAHQVPGPVAGSGEVLIEVAAIDTLVIETRIRAGKARDWFPVTPPYVPGGAVTGTVVVVGDGVDPGLRGRRVAAYVDGSYAEQVVAPAAELVDVPDALDLRESAALSHDGPTALALAELAGLKPDQRVVVVGGTGGAAILLVQLAHAAGARVLASARGQAKLDLVRRLGADEAVDTGAADWPSLRADVVFDGVGGAIGTAAVAAVAAGGTFLGFGAATDGGFATVPGSGELTSYGIADVRFGPARQRELLARAFAAAVEGSIVPVVGQSFPLAHAARAHTAIERRAVVGKTLLLP; translated from the coding sequence ATGGTGGTCGACGTCCGGCGAGACGAGGAGGCGACGATGCTGGTGGTGCAGGCGACCCGGTTCGGCGGGCCGGATGTGCTGGTGGCGCACCAGGTACCGGGGCCGGTGGCCGGTTCGGGCGAGGTGCTCATCGAGGTCGCCGCGATCGACACGCTGGTGATCGAGACCCGGATCCGGGCCGGGAAGGCGCGGGACTGGTTCCCGGTGACGCCGCCGTACGTGCCGGGCGGCGCGGTCACCGGCACGGTCGTGGTGGTCGGCGACGGCGTCGATCCGGGGCTGCGCGGTCGCCGGGTCGCCGCGTACGTCGACGGCTCGTACGCCGAGCAGGTGGTGGCGCCGGCCGCCGAGCTGGTCGACGTGCCGGACGCGCTGGACCTGCGGGAGTCGGCGGCGCTGTCGCACGACGGGCCGACCGCGCTGGCACTGGCGGAGCTGGCCGGCCTCAAGCCGGACCAGCGGGTCGTGGTGGTCGGTGGTACCGGCGGGGCGGCGATCCTGCTCGTCCAGCTGGCGCACGCGGCCGGCGCGCGCGTGCTGGCGAGCGCGCGCGGCCAGGCCAAGCTCGATCTGGTCCGGCGGCTGGGTGCCGACGAGGCGGTCGACACCGGCGCGGCCGACTGGCCGTCGCTGCGCGCCGACGTGGTCTTCGACGGGGTGGGCGGCGCGATCGGGACGGCCGCCGTCGCGGCGGTCGCCGCCGGGGGCACCTTCCTCGGCTTCGGGGCGGCCACCGATGGCGGTTTCGCCACCGTGCCCGGCTCGGGCGAGCTGACCAGCTACGGCATCGCCGACGTCCGGTTCGGCCCGGCCCGGCAGCGGGAGCTGCTGGCCCGCGCGTTCGCCGCCGCGGTCGAGGGCTCGATCGTGCCGGTGGTCGGCCAGTCGTTCCCGCTGGCCCACGCCGCCCGCGCGCACACCGCGATCGAGCGCCGCGCCGTCGTCGGCAAGACGCTGCTGTTGCCGTGA
- a CDS encoding Uma2 family endonuclease: MDLPALRPRPGHLRETAERIEASTGLRVEIVGGSLVMSPTPRGKHAGTIRRLRIQLEPHLPESLAPYEMSSVALPGDPDDYVTPDLAVLPVEWDEDDSWLADPADVVLAVEVISQSEKAKDVTDKNGWYAEAGVAVLLVLDPRVGRWSLHTHPADGEYRGRLDGVYGEPIELPAPLPSPIDTTVLPRYGQPTARA, encoded by the coding sequence GTGGACCTTCCTGCGCTGCGGCCACGCCCTGGGCATCTGCGTGAGACCGCGGAGCGCATCGAGGCGTCGACGGGGCTACGGGTCGAGATCGTCGGAGGCAGCCTCGTGATGTCACCTACGCCGCGAGGTAAGCACGCGGGCACCATCCGTCGCCTACGAATTCAGCTCGAACCGCACCTGCCCGAGAGCCTCGCACCGTACGAGATGTCTTCCGTTGCACTGCCCGGCGACCCGGACGACTACGTGACGCCCGATCTGGCCGTGCTCCCGGTGGAGTGGGACGAGGACGACTCCTGGCTCGCCGATCCAGCGGACGTCGTGCTGGCGGTCGAGGTGATCTCCCAGTCCGAGAAGGCGAAGGACGTCACCGACAAGAACGGCTGGTACGCCGAAGCGGGCGTCGCCGTCCTGCTGGTACTCGATCCGCGGGTCGGTCGCTGGAGCTTGCACACCCACCCGGCCGACGGCGAGTACCGCGGCCGTCTCGACGGCGTCTACGGCGAGCCGATCGAACTCCCCGCCCCGCTCCCTTCCCCGATCGACACCACGGTGCTCCCCCGGTACGGCCAGCCCACCGCACGTGCCTGA
- a CDS encoding MFS transporter, with protein sequence MATSFTTAPTPTEAPGMPPLLRRLFAGIAFSALGSGMSMPYLFVYLTQVRHLPTTQVGLILSWMGVVALVVSPLAGTLIDRFGPRVVLLLGLLGEAAGMAAVGFIDSTVNAVVVASWMAVFNCATFPGSSALLTRLVPVAKRERAYGVQFMLMNAGFGVGGLVASALVDLADPRTFQWLYWIDAASYVGYIVVLLTLPRGTGKLDPVAASDAATPQPGWREVLRDRTLLLVIVVGTLLLTCAYAQMDTGFTAYAVNQAQVPARTLGWAFAANTVVIVAGQLVTLRLVAGRRRSTALGIAGLIWSAAWVVVAISGAFVGRPLAIVAVVLGLAVFGAGETIWAPVMPALVNGLADERVRGRYNALAGMTWTISGIAGPALAGLLIARADGRYWAALCIGGSLLGGLAFLTLRRRLTPTQDGLTPAPTPEPAKSAT encoded by the coding sequence ATGGCAACTTCCTTCACCACCGCCCCCACGCCCACCGAGGCCCCCGGCATGCCGCCGCTGCTGCGCCGGCTGTTCGCGGGCATCGCGTTCTCCGCGCTCGGCAGCGGCATGTCCATGCCGTACCTGTTCGTCTACCTGACCCAGGTGCGGCACCTGCCGACCACCCAGGTCGGGCTGATCCTGTCCTGGATGGGCGTGGTGGCGCTGGTCGTCTCCCCGCTCGCCGGCACGTTGATCGACCGGTTCGGGCCGCGGGTGGTGCTGCTGCTCGGGCTGCTCGGCGAGGCCGCCGGGATGGCGGCGGTGGGCTTCATCGACTCCACCGTGAACGCCGTCGTGGTGGCGAGCTGGATGGCGGTCTTCAACTGCGCCACCTTCCCCGGCTCGTCCGCGCTGCTGACCCGGTTGGTGCCGGTCGCGAAGCGGGAACGCGCGTACGGCGTGCAGTTCATGCTGATGAACGCCGGCTTCGGGGTCGGCGGGCTGGTCGCCTCGGCACTGGTCGATCTGGCCGATCCGCGCACCTTCCAGTGGTTGTACTGGATCGACGCGGCCAGCTACGTCGGCTACATCGTGGTGCTGCTGACCCTGCCGCGCGGCACCGGCAAGCTTGATCCGGTTGCCGCCAGCGACGCCGCGACGCCGCAGCCCGGCTGGCGCGAGGTGCTGCGCGACCGCACCCTGCTGCTCGTCATCGTGGTCGGCACCCTGCTGTTGACCTGCGCGTACGCGCAGATGGACACCGGCTTCACGGCGTACGCGGTGAACCAGGCGCAGGTGCCGGCACGCACCCTGGGCTGGGCGTTCGCGGCGAACACCGTGGTGATCGTCGCCGGGCAGCTGGTCACGTTGCGGCTGGTCGCCGGCCGCCGTCGCAGTACCGCGCTGGGCATCGCCGGGCTGATCTGGTCGGCCGCCTGGGTGGTCGTCGCGATCTCCGGCGCCTTCGTCGGCCGCCCGCTCGCGATCGTGGCGGTGGTGCTCGGGCTGGCCGTGTTCGGTGCCGGCGAGACGATCTGGGCGCCGGTGATGCCGGCGCTGGTCAACGGGCTCGCCGACGAGCGGGTCCGCGGCCGGTACAACGCGCTCGCCGGGATGACCTGGACCATCTCCGGCATCGCCGGCCCGGCGCTGGCCGGCCTGCTCATTGCCCGCGCCGACGGCCGGTACTGGGCGGCACTGTGCATCGGCGGCAGCCTGCTCGGCGGCCTGGCCTTCCTCACCCTCCGCCGCCGCCTCACCCCCACCCAGGACGGCCTCACCCCTGCCCCGACACCCGAACCCGCCAAGTCGGCAACCTGA
- a CDS encoding DEAD/DEAH box helicase, with protein MTLTDLVPGSAEPDAVYEAFEGWVGEQGLELYPAQQEALIELVSGSNVILSTPTGSGKSLVAVGAHFAALAGVATSGRPGEQRRGRTFYTAPIKALVSEKFFALCDTFGPANVGMLTGDASVNPTAPIICCTAEILANLALREGSDADVDQVVMDEFHFYADPDRGWAWQVPLIELRKAQFLLMSATLGDVSKFEADLTRRTGRTTTVVSSAQRPVPLSFEYVTTPLHETLELLLEDHQAPIYVVHFTQAAALERAQALMSTNVSSKAEKEAISALIGDFRFAAGFGKTLSRLVRHGIGVHHAGMLPKYRRLVELLAQAGLLKVICGTDTLGVGINVPIRTVIFSGLTKFDGVRMRQLNAREFHQIAGRAGRAGYDTAGTVVVEAPDHVIENEKALRKAGNDEKKRRKVVRKKPAPGTVSWTKATFERLVAAEPEPLSSQFKVSHAMLLNVIDRGGEPFLSMRHLLEDNHETRAAQLRHIRRTIAIYRALRAGGVVEELDEPDEYGDTIRVTIDLQADFALNQPLSPFALAALEVLDRESPSYALDVVSVIESTLDDPRQVLSAQQFAARGEAVEAMKADGVEYDERMERLEQVTWPKPLADLLDVTYEAYAKGHPWVRDHELSPKSVVRDMYSQAMTFTEYIGAYKLARSEGVLLRYLADAYKALKQTVPDSARTEELTDLVEWLGELVRQVDSSLLDEWEKLSHPDAVPDESTVDDKPPAVTANVRAFRVLVRNALFRRVELAALRRYDRLAELDDAGLDADEWADELAAYYAEHDEIGTGPDARGPKLLQIEQQPDRWLVRQVLDDPAGDHDWSIDAEVDLAASDEAGTAVVNVTGVHRLGY; from the coding sequence GTGACACTGACCGACCTGGTACCCGGCAGCGCGGAGCCGGACGCGGTCTACGAGGCGTTCGAGGGCTGGGTCGGCGAGCAGGGCCTCGAGCTGTACCCGGCGCAGCAGGAGGCGCTGATCGAGCTGGTGTCCGGCTCGAACGTGATCCTGTCGACGCCCACCGGGTCGGGCAAGAGCCTGGTCGCGGTCGGCGCGCACTTCGCCGCGCTGGCCGGGGTCGCCACCAGTGGCCGCCCGGGCGAGCAGCGCCGCGGCCGGACCTTCTACACCGCGCCGATCAAGGCGCTGGTGAGCGAGAAGTTCTTCGCACTGTGCGACACGTTCGGCCCGGCGAACGTCGGCATGCTCACCGGCGACGCGAGCGTCAACCCGACCGCACCGATCATCTGCTGCACCGCGGAGATCCTGGCGAACCTGGCGCTGCGGGAGGGCTCCGACGCCGACGTCGATCAGGTCGTGATGGACGAGTTCCACTTCTACGCCGACCCGGACCGCGGCTGGGCCTGGCAGGTGCCGCTGATCGAGCTGCGCAAGGCACAGTTCCTGCTGATGTCGGCGACCCTCGGCGACGTGTCGAAGTTCGAGGCGGACCTGACCCGGCGCACCGGCCGCACCACCACCGTGGTCAGCTCGGCGCAGCGACCGGTGCCGCTGTCCTTCGAGTACGTCACGACGCCGCTGCACGAGACGCTGGAGTTGCTGCTGGAGGACCACCAGGCGCCGATCTACGTCGTGCACTTCACCCAGGCGGCGGCGCTGGAGCGCGCCCAGGCGCTGATGAGCACGAACGTGAGCAGCAAGGCGGAGAAGGAGGCGATCAGCGCGCTGATCGGTGACTTCCGGTTCGCCGCCGGGTTCGGCAAGACGCTGTCGAGGTTGGTCCGGCACGGGATCGGCGTGCACCACGCCGGCATGCTGCCCAAGTACCGCCGGCTGGTGGAGCTGCTGGCGCAGGCCGGGCTGTTGAAGGTGATCTGCGGTACCGACACCCTCGGCGTCGGCATCAACGTGCCGATCCGGACGGTGATCTTCTCCGGGCTGACCAAGTTCGACGGGGTACGGATGCGCCAGCTCAACGCGCGCGAGTTCCACCAGATCGCCGGCCGGGCCGGCCGGGCCGGTTACGACACCGCCGGTACGGTCGTGGTCGAGGCGCCGGACCACGTGATCGAGAACGAGAAGGCGCTGCGCAAGGCGGGCAACGACGAGAAGAAGCGGCGCAAGGTGGTGCGCAAGAAGCCGGCGCCGGGCACCGTGTCCTGGACGAAGGCGACCTTCGAGCGGCTGGTGGCGGCCGAGCCGGAGCCGCTCAGCTCGCAGTTCAAGGTCAGCCACGCCATGCTGCTGAACGTCATCGACCGCGGCGGCGAGCCGTTCCTGTCGATGCGGCACCTGCTGGAGGACAACCACGAGACCCGCGCCGCGCAGCTGCGGCACATCCGCCGGACGATCGCGATCTACCGGGCGCTGCGGGCCGGCGGGGTGGTGGAGGAGCTGGACGAGCCGGACGAGTACGGCGACACCATCCGGGTCACCATCGACCTGCAGGCGGACTTCGCGCTGAACCAGCCGCTGTCGCCGTTCGCGCTGGCCGCCCTGGAGGTGCTCGACCGCGAGTCGCCCTCCTACGCGCTGGACGTGGTGTCGGTGATCGAGTCCACTCTGGACGATCCCCGGCAGGTCCTGTCCGCGCAGCAGTTCGCCGCCCGCGGCGAGGCGGTCGAGGCGATGAAGGCCGACGGCGTCGAGTACGACGAGCGGATGGAGCGGCTGGAGCAGGTCACCTGGCCCAAGCCGCTCGCCGACCTACTCGACGTCACGTACGAGGCGTACGCGAAGGGCCACCCCTGGGTCCGCGACCACGAGCTGTCGCCGAAGTCGGTGGTGCGCGACATGTACTCCCAGGCGATGACCTTCACCGAGTACATCGGCGCGTACAAGCTGGCCCGCTCGGAGGGGGTGCTGCTGCGCTACCTGGCCGACGCGTACAAGGCGTTGAAGCAGACGGTGCCGGACTCGGCCCGTACCGAGGAGCTGACCGATCTGGTCGAGTGGCTCGGCGAGCTGGTCCGGCAGGTCGACTCGAGCCTGCTGGACGAGTGGGAGAAGCTGAGCCACCCGGACGCGGTACCGGATGAGTCCACTGTGGACGACAAGCCGCCGGCGGTGACCGCGAACGTGCGCGCGTTCCGGGTGCTGGTGCGCAACGCGCTGTTCCGGCGGGTCGAGCTGGCCGCGCTGCGCCGGTACGACCGGCTCGCCGAGCTGGACGACGCCGGTCTGGACGCCGACGAGTGGGCCGACGAGCTGGCCGCGTACTACGCCGAGCACGACGAGATCGGTACCGGCCCGGACGCGCGCGGCCCGAAGCTGCTGCAGATCGAGCAGCAGCCGGACCGCTGGCTGGTGCGCCAGGTGCTCGACGATCCGGCCGGCGACCACGACTGGTCCATCGACGCCGAGGTCGACCTGGCCGCGTCCGACGAGGCCGGTACCGCCGTCGTCAACGTCACCGGGGTCCACCGCCTCGGCTACTGA
- a CDS encoding ABC-F family ATP-binding cassette domain-containing protein — MTATMIAKDLSAGHGDRVLFAGLDLIVAPGDVVGLVGANGAGKSTLLRLLAGLGTAESGAVSLSPPTATVGYLPQELQARRGETVEEFFGRRTGVAEAQRRLDETTQALTEGSPGADEAYATALERWLALGGADLAERTGEVTADLGLAVDLTVPMATLSGGQAARAGLASLLLSRYDVFLLDEPTNNLDLAGLARLERFVTELRAGTVLVSHDREFLTRTVDRVVELDLAQQQIRTYGGGYESYVEERERAKRRARQEYEEYAGRKEELLARARKQRAWSDKGVANSTKKQTDPDKNIKAYRIEGSEKLAAKAKQTERAIERLDVVEEPRKEWELRMHIAAAPRSGAVVATLRGVTVHRGRFALGPVDLQIDWADRVAITGANGAGKSTLLAVLLGRLAPDDGTATLGPGVVVGEVDQARETFETEQPLVDAFAAASGLLPAEARTLLAKFGLRADHVLRAADTLSPGERTRAGLALLQARGVNLLVLDEPTNHLDLPAIEQLESALADYPGTLLLVSHDRRLLEAVHVTRRLTVAEGRVTEQA; from the coding sequence ATGACTGCCACCATGATCGCCAAGGACCTGTCCGCCGGGCACGGTGACCGCGTGCTGTTCGCCGGGCTCGACCTGATCGTCGCGCCCGGCGACGTGGTCGGCCTGGTCGGCGCGAACGGCGCCGGCAAGTCGACGCTGCTGCGCCTGCTGGCCGGTCTGGGTACGGCCGAGTCCGGCGCGGTGTCGCTGAGCCCACCGACCGCGACGGTCGGGTACCTGCCGCAGGAGCTGCAGGCGCGGCGGGGGGAGACGGTCGAGGAGTTCTTCGGCCGGCGCACCGGCGTCGCCGAGGCGCAGCGCCGGCTGGACGAGACGACGCAGGCGCTGACCGAGGGGAGCCCGGGCGCCGACGAGGCGTACGCGACGGCGCTGGAGCGCTGGCTCGCGCTCGGAGGCGCGGATCTCGCCGAGCGTACCGGTGAGGTCACCGCCGACCTCGGCCTCGCCGTGGACCTGACCGTACCGATGGCGACGCTGTCCGGTGGTCAGGCGGCGCGGGCCGGGCTCGCCTCGCTGCTGCTGTCCCGGTACGACGTGTTCCTGCTGGACGAGCCGACCAACAACCTGGACCTGGCCGGGTTGGCGCGGCTGGAGCGGTTCGTCACCGAGCTGCGGGCCGGCACCGTGCTGGTCAGCCACGACCGCGAGTTCCTCACCCGTACCGTGGACCGGGTGGTCGAGCTCGACCTTGCGCAGCAACAGATCCGCACCTATGGCGGCGGCTACGAGTCCTATGTGGAGGAACGGGAGCGGGCGAAACGCCGGGCCCGGCAGGAGTACGAGGAGTACGCGGGCAGGAAGGAGGAGCTGCTGGCGCGGGCGCGCAAGCAGCGCGCGTGGTCGGACAAGGGCGTAGCGAACTCGACGAAGAAGCAGACCGACCCGGACAAGAACATCAAGGCGTACCGGATCGAGGGCAGCGAGAAGCTCGCCGCGAAGGCGAAGCAGACCGAGCGCGCGATCGAGCGGCTGGACGTGGTGGAGGAACCGCGCAAGGAGTGGGAGCTGCGGATGCACATCGCCGCCGCGCCCCGGTCCGGCGCGGTGGTGGCCACGCTGCGCGGCGTGACCGTCCACCGTGGACGGTTCGCGCTCGGCCCGGTGGACCTGCAGATCGACTGGGCCGACCGGGTCGCGATCACCGGTGCGAACGGCGCCGGCAAGTCGACGCTGCTCGCGGTGCTGCTGGGCCGGCTCGCGCCCGACGACGGTACGGCGACGCTCGGCCCCGGCGTGGTGGTCGGTGAGGTCGATCAGGCGCGCGAGACGTTCGAGACCGAGCAACCGCTGGTCGACGCGTTCGCCGCGGCGTCCGGGCTGCTGCCGGCCGAGGCCCGTACCCTGCTGGCGAAGTTCGGCCTGCGCGCCGATCACGTGTTGCGCGCCGCGGACACCCTGTCGCCGGGCGAGCGCACCCGCGCCGGGCTCGCGTTGCTGCAGGCCCGCGGGGTGAACCTGCTCGTCCTGGATGAGCCGACCAACCATCTCGACCTGCCGGCGATCGAGCAGCTCGAATCGGCGCTGGCCGACTATCCGGGCACGTTGCTGCTGGTCAGCCACGACCGCCGGCTGCTCGAAGCGGTCCACGTCACCCGCCGCCTCACCGTCGCGGAGGGCCGGGTCACCGAGCAGGCCTGA
- a CDS encoding zinc-binding dehydrogenase — MLAAYAERIDPDDPLSALAVGEQPEPEVPDGWAVVDVAAASVNHHDLWSLRGVGLSADALPMILGCDAAGTDADGRRVVVHAVLGDPAVGDGDETLDPRRSLLSERYPGTLAQRVAVPARNLVPLPDGIDFDAAACLPTAWLTAYRMLTSRGRLPDGGAVLVQGAGGGVASAAVVLAQALGARVYATSRDAAKRDRVAELGATAVEPGAKLPERVDVVIETVGEATFEHSLKCAKPGGRIVVAGATSGHLPAVDLRRVFFLQLEIVGATMGTRDELAALVDLCVAKNLRPVVDSTYPLADAATAFARLAEGTTFGKLVLHP, encoded by the coding sequence ATGCTGGCCGCGTACGCAGAACGTATCGATCCGGACGATCCGCTGTCGGCCCTCGCGGTCGGCGAGCAACCCGAACCGGAGGTACCGGACGGGTGGGCGGTCGTCGACGTCGCGGCCGCCTCGGTCAACCACCACGACCTGTGGTCGCTGCGCGGGGTGGGGCTGTCGGCCGACGCGCTACCGATGATCCTCGGTTGCGACGCCGCCGGTACCGACGCGGACGGGCGGCGGGTCGTGGTGCACGCGGTGCTCGGCGACCCCGCCGTCGGCGACGGCGACGAAACCCTGGACCCGCGCCGCAGCCTGCTCTCCGAGCGGTACCCGGGCACCCTGGCGCAGCGGGTCGCGGTGCCGGCGCGCAACCTGGTACCGCTGCCGGACGGAATCGACTTCGACGCCGCGGCGTGCCTGCCCACCGCCTGGCTCACCGCGTACCGGATGCTGACCAGCCGCGGCCGGCTACCCGATGGCGGTGCGGTGCTCGTGCAGGGCGCGGGCGGTGGGGTGGCGAGCGCCGCGGTGGTGCTGGCCCAGGCGCTCGGCGCCCGGGTGTACGCGACGAGCCGGGACGCCGCCAAGCGCGACCGGGTCGCCGAGCTCGGTGCGACCGCGGTCGAGCCCGGGGCGAAGCTGCCGGAGCGGGTCGACGTGGTGATCGAGACGGTCGGTGAGGCCACCTTCGAGCACTCGCTCAAGTGCGCCAAGCCGGGCGGCCGGATCGTCGTCGCCGGTGCCACCAGCGGCCACCTGCCCGCCGTCGACCTGCGCCGGGTCTTCTTCCTGCAGCTGGAGATCGTCGGCGCCACCATGGGCACCCGCGACGAGCTGGCCGCCCTGGTCGACCTGTGCGTCGCGAAGAACCTGCGGCCGGTCGTCGACTCCACCTATCCGCTTGCCGACGCCGCCACCGCGTTCGCCCGCCTCGCCGAGGGCACCACCTTCGGCAAGCTCGTCCTGCACCCCTGA